The proteins below are encoded in one region of Streptomyces roseirectus:
- a CDS encoding type I polyketide synthase, protein MSVRTRGNEMSPTNRDMAPTNEDKLRAYLKRAIADLQQTRDRLAEVEAGEQEPIAIVGMACRYPGGVSSPEDLWRLVTSGTDAISAFPDNRGWDVDGMYHPDPDHPGTTYVRESGFLYDAAEFDPAFFGISPREAMAMDPQHRLLLETSWEAFERAGIDPASVRGSRTGVFAGMMYHDYAARLNVVPQGLEGYLGNGSAGSIASGRVSYTLGLEGPAVTVDTACSSSLVTLHLAVQSLRKGECELALAGGVTVMSSPGSFIEFSRQRGLSPDGRCKAFSTDADGTGWGEGVGMLLVERLSDAQRNGHPVLALVRGSAVNQDGASNGLTAPNGPSQQRVIRAALESARLSAEQVDVVEAHGTGTSLGDPIEAQAILATYGQDRPAERPLWLGSLKSNIGHTQAAAGVGGVIKMVMALRHGVMPKTLHVSEPTTEVDWAAGAVSLLTEQVEWPETGEPRRAAVSSFGVSGTNAHTILEQAPPVEEVPAVEPVGAVPWVLSGKTEGALRAQAANLLAFLDSASGLSSVDVGFSLAAGRAGFEHRAAVVGGDVASRRAGLVALAEGGSAPGVVQGVVGGRKVVFVFPGQGSQWVGMAVELLGSSPVFAESMRACAEALAPHVEWSLLDALGDAAELERVDVVQPVLFSVMVSLAALWRSYGVEPAAVIGHSQGEIAAAAVAGALSLEDAARVVALRSKALLALSGRGGMVSVSLPVDEVTERLARWDGRVSVAAVNGPGSIVVSGDVDALDELLAEAEADGFRARRIPVDYASHSAHVEEIEGELAKVLAGITPRPSQVPFYSTVTVERIDTSVLDADYWYRNLRQTVRFEETVRLLVDQGHKLFVESSAHPVLAMGLQETSEHITAIGSLRRDEGGLDRFLLSLAEAHVHGADVDWTTVFPGARRTDLPTYAFQRQRYWLDADAPAGEVSMDPADARFWEAVEGEDLRGLADALDVRGDDEAALEAVLPVLAAWRRTRRDKSTVDSWRYRIGWQRLSEPASGTLSGTWLVALPAGDAGPWGTAAVAALEAAGAEVTTVEVADGCARDAVAELLDGVVPDGVLSLLALTGAPEGAVHTVSLLQALGDAGIEAPLWCATRGAVGVASEGPDSPVQAQVWGLGRVAALEHPQRWGGLVDLPVDADEAARRRLVGVLAGHGDEDQLAVRSSGVYGRRLEHAPVADRAPARQWRPSGTVLVTGGTGPLAAQAARWLAGNGAEHVVLAGPVEEGAAELEAELTGAGVRVTVVACAHDDRAALEELLATPPTVVVHAPTVLDQAPLADTTPAEFATVVAAKAAMAAHLDELLDQYAPDATVVHFSAVAGVWGSGRQGAYAAGNAYLDALAQRRRARGLSATSVAWSPWGGGADTQDDFLDFLRRRGLRAIDPELAMTALQQVLDHDETFVALADVDWDRFVAGFTSVRPSPLIAGLPEVRRLQEEEGDTAGAGGSALAQRLAGKTGAESDRIVLELVRGQVAAVLGHATPEAIEAGRAFLELGFDSLTAVDLRNRLNAATGLKLPATLIFDYPTATALAQYLKTEVLGAPAAVAAVATVAPVDDEPIAIVGMGCRFPGGVTSEEQLWQLISEGTDAITAFPTDRGWNLDALVDEDGERSRTSYVGHGGFLHDAAEFDPTFFGISPREALAMDPQHRLLLETTWEAFERAGIDPGSLRGRPVGVFAGTNGQHYAPLLQGAPENLDGYLATGNGASVLSGRVSYTFGLEGPAVTVDTACSSSLVALHLAAQALRQGECELALAGGVTIMSTPDMFLEFSRQSGLAADGRSKAFAAAADGFALAEGVGMLLVERLSDARRNGHPVLAVVRGSAVNQDGASNGLTAPNGPSQQRVIRQALANAGLGTSDVDVVEAHGTGTTLGDPIEAQALLATYGQGRPAERPLWLGSLKSNIGHTQAAAGVAGVMKMVLAMRHGVMPKTLHVDEPSPQIDWSAGAVSLLTEAAEWARGDAPRRAAVSSFGISGTNAHVILEEAPAVEEAPESSAEPVGAVPWVLSAKTEAGLRAQAANLLSFVGSASGLSPVDVGFSLAAGRAGFEHRAAVVGAELASRRAGLAALADGGSAAGLVQGVAGSDDRVVFVFPGQGSQWVGMAVELLGSSPVFAESMRACAEALEPHVEWSLLDVLGDAAELERVDVVQPVLFSVMVSLAALWRSYGVEPAAVIGHSQGEIAAAAVAGALSLEDAARVVALRSKALLALSGRGGMVSVSLPVDEVTERLARWDGRVSVAAVNGPGSIVVSGDVDALDELLAQAETDGFRARRVPVDYASHSAHVEEIQAELAKVLAGITPRPSQVPFYSTVTVEQIDTSVMDADYWYRNLRQTVRFEETVRLLADQGHRLFVESSAHPVLAMAVQETSEQITAIGSLRRDEGGLDRFLLSLSEAHVHGATIDWSAVFPGARRTDLPTYAFQRERYWLDAPATASDVASAGLGAADHPLLGAAVELPDSDGLVFTGRLSLGAQPWLADHAVMGSTLLPGTAFVELAIRAGDQVDCGHLEELTLEAPLVLPERGGRQLRLTVGEADGSGRRTLGIHSRSEDGGAWVRHASGVLAPEVPDAPADFGGVWPPAGAVAIELGELYERLAATGYHYGPSFQGLRAAWRHGDEVFADVALSGERRSDAARFGVHPALLDAAVQAVGLGGFLGDSGQSRLPFLWGGVTLRAVGASALRVRISPHGQDSVSLAVMDAHGRAVAEVDSLVLRPVTAEQLRAAREVRHDSLFRVDWASVPALPSAGPERWFVLGADQEKFAAALRAAGLPVDGCAELSALDAASVPSVVLAPCTVDSVADAADLASAVRLATHRVLELVQGWLADERFTASRLVLVTRGAVATRLGEDVSDLAHAAVWGLVRSAQAEHPDRLTLLDLDEHDASYQALPAALGADEPRLAVREGTLLAPRLARAVAAEGTPRALDPSGTALVTGATGALGGLVARHLVTEHGVRRLVLAGRRGMDAPGAPELHAELTELGATVIMAACDVADREQVAALLAGIPAEHPLTAVVHAAGVLDDGVIESLTPERVDAVLRPKVDAALHLHELTQDADLAAFVVFSSAASTFGGPGQGNYAAANAFLDALAQRRRAGGLAASSLAWGLWAHRSGMTAHLGDDQLGRLERGGMAALPTAEGLALFDAAIGLDDAVLVPVRLTPAALRATDVVPALLRGLVRTPARRTVDAGSVPDATSLRQRLGGLAEAERDRVLTDLVRGQLAAVLGHASPDAIDTGRGFLELGLDSLTAVELRNRLNTATGLRLPATLIFDYPTPVALTGYLASEIVPDTANSAAPLLAELARLQKELAAFTAADDETRGQITVRLKSLTAGWAGTDESEAEADLDTATDDEMFDLIGKEFGIS, encoded by the coding sequence ATTTCAGTACGCACCAGGGGGAACGAAATGTCACCGACTAACCGCGACATGGCACCGACCAACGAGGACAAGCTCCGCGCCTACCTCAAGCGCGCCATCGCCGATCTCCAGCAGACCCGCGACCGGCTGGCCGAGGTCGAGGCGGGCGAACAGGAGCCGATCGCGATCGTCGGCATGGCCTGCCGCTACCCCGGCGGCGTCAGCTCGCCCGAGGACCTGTGGCGGCTCGTGACGTCGGGCACCGACGCGATCTCGGCGTTCCCCGACAACCGGGGCTGGGACGTGGACGGCATGTACCACCCCGACCCGGACCACCCCGGCACCACGTACGTCCGGGAGAGCGGATTCCTCTACGACGCCGCCGAGTTCGACCCTGCCTTCTTCGGGATCTCCCCGCGCGAGGCCATGGCGATGGATCCGCAGCACCGGCTGCTCCTGGAGACCTCCTGGGAGGCGTTCGAGCGGGCGGGCATCGATCCGGCCTCGGTGCGCGGCAGCCGTACCGGCGTGTTCGCCGGGATGATGTACCACGACTACGCTGCCCGGCTGAACGTCGTGCCCCAGGGGCTTGAGGGCTACCTCGGCAACGGCAGCGCGGGCAGCATCGCCTCCGGCCGCGTCTCCTACACGCTCGGTCTTGAAGGGCCCGCGGTGACGGTCGACACCGCCTGCTCCTCCTCCCTGGTCACCCTGCATCTGGCCGTGCAGTCGCTGCGCAAGGGCGAGTGCGAGCTGGCGCTGGCCGGCGGTGTCACCGTCATGTCCAGCCCCGGCTCGTTCATCGAGTTCAGCCGTCAGCGTGGGCTTTCCCCGGACGGGCGTTGCAAGGCGTTCTCCACCGACGCGGACGGCACCGGGTGGGGTGAAGGCGTCGGGATGCTGCTGGTCGAGCGGCTGTCCGACGCTCAGCGGAATGGGCATCCCGTGCTGGCCCTCGTGCGCGGGTCCGCCGTGAATCAGGACGGGGCGTCGAATGGGTTGACCGCGCCCAACGGGCCTTCGCAGCAGCGGGTCATCCGTGCGGCGCTGGAGAGTGCTCGGCTGTCTGCGGAGCAGGTTGACGTCGTCGAGGCGCATGGGACCGGGACCAGTCTCGGGGATCCGATCGAGGCGCAGGCGATTCTCGCGACGTACGGGCAGGATCGGCCTGCTGAACGGCCGTTGTGGCTCGGGTCGTTGAAGTCCAACATCGGGCATACGCAGGCTGCTGCGGGTGTCGGTGGTGTGATCAAGATGGTGATGGCGTTGCGGCATGGGGTGATGCCTAAGACGCTGCATGTGAGTGAGCCGACGACCGAGGTCGACTGGGCGGCGGGGGCTGTGTCCCTGCTGACCGAGCAGGTTGAGTGGCCGGAGACCGGGGAGCCTCGGCGGGCCGCTGTGTCGTCGTTCGGGGTGAGTGGGACCAACGCGCACACGATCCTTGAGCAGGCGCCGCCGGTTGAGGAGGTTCCCGCGGTTGAGCCGGTGGGGGCCGTGCCGTGGGTGTTGTCTGGGAAGACCGAGGGGGCGTTGCGGGCGCAGGCGGCGAATCTGTTGGCGTTCCTCGACTCGGCGTCTGGGTTGAGTTCGGTTGATGTGGGGTTTTCGCTGGCTGCTGGTCGGGCTGGTTTTGAGCATCGGGCGGCGGTGGTGGGGGGTGATGTCGCCAGCCGTCGTGCGGGTTTGGTGGCGCTTGCGGAGGGGGGTTCGGCTCCTGGGGTGGTGCAGGGGGTTGTGGGCGGTCGCAAGGTCGTCTTCGTGTTCCCGGGGCAGGGGTCGCAGTGGGTGGGGATGGCGGTCGAGCTGTTGGGGTCGTCGCCGGTGTTCGCGGAGTCGATGCGGGCATGTGCGGAGGCTTTGGCGCCGCATGTGGAGTGGTCTCTGCTGGATGCGCTGGGTGACGCCGCTGAGTTGGAGCGGGTTGACGTCGTGCAGCCCGTGTTGTTCTCCGTGATGGTGTCGCTGGCGGCTCTGTGGCGCTCGTACGGTGTGGAGCCTGCTGCGGTCATCGGGCACTCGCAGGGCGAGATCGCGGCTGCGGCTGTGGCGGGTGCGCTCTCGCTGGAAGATGCCGCGCGCGTAGTGGCGTTGCGGAGCAAGGCCCTGCTGGCGTTGTCCGGTCGGGGCGGGATGGTCTCCGTGTCCCTCCCGGTCGACGAGGTCACAGAGCGTCTGGCGCGTTGGGACGGTCGTGTCTCGGTCGCGGCCGTGAACGGCCCGGGTTCGATCGTCGTTTCCGGCGACGTCGACGCTCTCGACGAGTTGCTTGCTGAAGCGGAGGCGGATGGCTTCCGGGCTCGGCGTATCCCGGTGGACTACGCCTCCCACTCCGCCCATGTCGAGGAGATCGAGGGCGAGTTGGCGAAGGTCCTCGCCGGTATCACCCCCCGTCCCTCGCAGGTCCCCTTCTACTCGACCGTGACCGTCGAGCGGATCGACACCAGCGTCCTGGACGCCGACTACTGGTACCGCAACCTCCGCCAGACCGTCCGCTTCGAGGAGACCGTCCGCCTGTTGGTGGACCAGGGACACAAGCTGTTCGTGGAGTCCAGTGCCCACCCGGTCCTCGCCATGGGCCTCCAGGAGACCTCCGAGCACATCACCGCGATCGGTTCCCTCCGTCGTGACGAGGGCGGCCTCGACCGCTTCCTGTTGTCCCTCGCCGAGGCCCACGTCCACGGCGCCGACGTCGACTGGACGACCGTCTTCCCCGGCGCCCGCCGAACCGACCTCCCCACCTACGCCTTCCAACGCCAGCGCTACTGGCTCGACGCCGACGCCCCGGCGGGCGAGGTGTCCATGGACCCCGCCGACGCGCGGTTCTGGGAAGCCGTCGAGGGCGAGGACCTGCGGGGGCTGGCGGACGCGCTCGATGTGCGCGGGGATGACGAGGCCGCGCTCGAAGCGGTGCTCCCGGTGCTGGCGGCGTGGCGTCGTACCCGGCGTGACAAGAGCACGGTGGATTCCTGGCGGTACCGGATCGGCTGGCAGCGGCTGTCCGAACCTGCGTCCGGCACGTTGTCCGGGACCTGGCTGGTGGCGCTCCCGGCGGGTGACGCCGGGCCGTGGGGTACGGCTGCGGTGGCGGCGCTGGAAGCCGCGGGCGCCGAGGTCACCACGGTCGAGGTCGCCGATGGGTGCGCTCGCGACGCCGTTGCCGAACTGCTCGACGGGGTCGTCCCGGACGGTGTGCTCTCGTTGCTGGCGCTGACCGGGGCCCCGGAGGGGGCGGTGCACACCGTCTCGCTGCTCCAGGCGCTCGGCGACGCCGGGATCGAGGCGCCGTTGTGGTGTGCGACCCGGGGCGCGGTGGGTGTCGCGTCCGAGGGGCCGGACAGTCCGGTGCAGGCCCAGGTGTGGGGGCTCGGGCGGGTGGCCGCTCTCGAACACCCGCAGCGCTGGGGTGGTCTGGTCGATCTGCCGGTGGACGCGGACGAAGCGGCGCGGCGTCGGCTGGTCGGCGTGCTGGCCGGGCACGGGGACGAGGATCAGCTCGCCGTCCGGTCCTCCGGGGTGTACGGGCGCAGGCTGGAGCACGCCCCCGTGGCCGACCGCGCCCCGGCTCGGCAGTGGCGGCCGTCCGGGACCGTCCTCGTCACCGGCGGCACCGGGCCGCTGGCCGCCCAGGCCGCACGGTGGCTGGCGGGGAACGGCGCTGAGCACGTCGTCCTCGCGGGGCCGGTCGAGGAAGGCGCGGCCGAACTGGAGGCCGAGCTGACCGGTGCGGGCGTCCGGGTGACCGTCGTGGCCTGCGCGCACGACGACCGTGCGGCGCTGGAAGAGCTGCTGGCGACGCCGCCCACCGTGGTCGTGCACGCGCCGACCGTCCTCGACCAGGCTCCGCTCGCCGACACCACGCCCGCCGAGTTCGCCACGGTGGTCGCCGCCAAGGCGGCCATGGCGGCCCACCTCGACGAACTGCTCGACCAGTACGCCCCCGACGCCACCGTCGTCCACTTCTCCGCCGTCGCCGGTGTCTGGGGCAGCGGACGGCAGGGCGCCTACGCGGCCGGTAACGCCTACCTCGACGCGCTGGCCCAGCGCCGGCGCGCCCGTGGGCTGTCCGCCACCTCCGTGGCCTGGAGCCCCTGGGGCGGTGGCGCCGACACCCAGGACGACTTCCTCGACTTCCTGCGCCGCCGTGGCCTGCGGGCCATCGACCCCGAGCTGGCGATGACCGCCCTCCAGCAGGTCCTCGACCACGACGAGACGTTCGTGGCGCTCGCCGACGTCGACTGGGACCGGTTCGTCGCCGGGTTCACCTCGGTACGGCCCAGCCCGCTGATCGCCGGGCTGCCCGAAGTGCGTCGCCTCCAGGAGGAGGAAGGCGACACGGCCGGTGCCGGGGGCTCGGCACTGGCCCAGCGGCTCGCCGGCAAGACCGGTGCCGAGAGCGACCGGATCGTGCTGGAGCTGGTGCGCGGGCAAGTCGCCGCTGTGCTGGGGCACGCCACCCCCGAGGCCATCGAGGCCGGGCGCGCCTTCCTGGAGCTGGGCTTCGACTCGCTGACCGCGGTCGATCTGCGCAACCGTCTCAACGCGGCCACCGGGCTCAAGCTGCCCGCCACTCTGATCTTCGATTACCCGACGGCCACTGCCCTCGCCCAGTACCTCAAGACCGAGGTCCTTGGCGCACCGGCCGCCGTCGCCGCCGTTGCCACCGTGGCGCCGGTCGACGACGAACCCATCGCCATCGTCGGCATGGGCTGTCGCTTCCCCGGCGGGGTCACCTCCGAGGAGCAGCTGTGGCAGCTGATCTCCGAAGGCACGGACGCCATCACCGCGTTCCCCACCGACCGGGGCTGGAACCTCGACGCACTGGTGGACGAGGACGGCGAACGCTCCCGGACCTCCTACGTCGGCCACGGCGGGTTCCTCCACGACGCGGCGGAGTTCGACCCGACGTTCTTCGGGATCTCCCCGCGCGAGGCGCTGGCGATGGATCCGCAGCACCGGCTCCTCCTCGAAACCACCTGGGAGGCGTTCGAGCGGGCCGGGATCGATCCCGGGTCCCTGCGGGGGCGGCCGGTCGGGGTGTTCGCGGGGACCAACGGGCAGCACTACGCGCCGTTGCTCCAGGGGGCTCCGGAGAACCTGGACGGGTATCTCGCCACCGGTAACGGGGCGAGTGTGCTGTCCGGGCGCGTTTCGTACACGTTCGGGCTTGAGGGGCCTGCGGTGACGGTGGACACGGCGTGTTCGTCGTCACTGGTCGCGCTGCATCTTGCTGCGCAGGCTCTGCGGCAGGGGGAGTGTGAGCTGGCGCTCGCCGGTGGGGTCACCATCATGTCGACGCCGGACATGTTCCTTGAGTTCAGTCGTCAGAGCGGGTTGGCCGCTGATGGGCGGTCCAAGGCGTTCGCGGCGGCTGCGGATGGGTTCGCGCTGGCTGAGGGTGTGGGGATGCTGCTGGTCGAGCGGTTGTCGGATGCGCGCAGGAATGGGCATCCCGTGCTCGCGGTGGTGCGGGGCAGCGCGGTGAATCAGGACGGTGCCTCGAATGGGTTGACCGCGCCCAACGGTCCCTCGCAGCAGCGGGTGATTCGGCAGGCGCTCGCTAACGCCGGGCTCGGTACGTCGGACGTTGATGTGGTGGAGGCGCACGGGACCGGGACGACGCTTGGTGACCCGATCGAGGCTCAGGCGCTGCTTGCGACTTATGGGCAGGGTCGGCCCGCTGAACGGCCGTTGTGGCTGGGGTCGTTGAAGTCGAACATCGGGCATACGCAGGCTGCTGCCGGTGTGGCCGGCGTGATGAAGATGGTGCTGGCCATGCGGCACGGGGTCATGCCGAAGACGCTGCACGTGGATGAGCCTTCGCCGCAGATCGATTGGTCTGCGGGGGCGGTGTCGTTGCTCACCGAGGCGGCTGAGTGGGCTCGGGGAGATGCGCCTCGGCGGGCCGCTGTGTCGTCGTTCGGGATCAGTGGGACCAACGCACACGTGATCCTTGAGGAGGCGCCGGCGGTTGAGGAGGCTCCCGAGAGCTCGGCTGAGCCTGTGGGTGCGGTGCCGTGGGTGCTGTCCGCCAAGACCGAGGCCGGGTTGCGGGCGCAGGCGGCGAACCTGTTGTCGTTCGTCGGGTCCGCGTCTGGGTTGAGTCCGGTTGATGTGGGGTTTTCGCTGGCGGCTGGTCGGGCTGGTTTTGAGCATCGGGCGGCGGTGGTGGGGGCTGAGCTGGCCAGCCGTCGTGCGGGTCTCGCGGCGCTTGCGGATGGGGGGTCGGCTGCTGGGCTGGTGCAGGGGGTTGCCGGGTCCGATGACCGGGTGGTGTTTGTGTTCCCGGGGCAGGGGTCGCAGTGGGTGGGGATGGCGGTGGAGCTTCTGGGTTCGTCGCCGGTGTTCGCGGAGTCGATGCGGGCTTGTGCGGAGGCGCTTGAGCCGCATGTGGAGTGGTCTCTGCTGGATGTGCTGGGTGACGCGGCCGAGTTGGAGCGGGTTGACGTTGTTCAGCCGGTGCTGTTCTCCGTGATGGTGTCGCTGGCCGCGTTGTGGCGCTCCTATGGCGTGGAGCCTGCTGCGGTCATCGGGCACTCGCAGGGCGAGATCGCGGCTGCGGCCGTGGCGGGTGCGCTCTCGCTCGAAGATGCCGCGCGCGTAGTGGCGTTGCGGAGTAAGGCGCTGCTGGCTCTGTCGGGCCGGGGCGGGATGGTGTCTGTCTCGTTGCCGGTGGACGAGGTCACAGAGCGGTTGGCTCGCTGGGACGGTCGTGTCTCGGTCGCCGCCGTGAACGGCCCGGGTTCGATCGTCGTCTCCGGCGACGTCGATGCGCTCGACGAGTTGCTTGCTCAGGCCGAGACGGACGGCTTCCGTGCCCGCCGTGTCCCCGTCGACTACGCCTCCCACTCCGCCCATGTCGAGGAGATCCAGGCCGAGTTGGCGAAGGTCCTCGCCGGCATCACCCCCCGCCCCTCGCAGGTCCCCTTCTACTCCACCGTCACCGTCGAGCAGATCGACACCAGCGTGATGGACGCCGACTACTGGTACCGCAACCTCCGCCAGACCGTCCGCTTCGAGGAGACCGTCCGCCTCCTGGCCGACCAGGGACACCGTCTCTTCGTCGAGTCCAGCGCCCACCCCGTGCTCGCCATGGCCGTCCAGGAGACCTCCGAGCAGATCACCGCGATCGGTTCCCTCCGTCGTGACGAGGGCGGCCTCGACCGCTTCCTCCTCTCCCTCTCCGAGGCCCACGTCCACGGCGCCACCATCGACTGGTCGGCCGTCTTCCCCGGCGCCCGCCGAACCGACCTCCCCACCTACGCCTTCCAGCGCGAGCGCTACTGGCTCGACGCCCCCGCGACGGCGAGTGACGTGGCCTCGGCGGGGCTCGGTGCTGCGGATCACCCGTTGTTGGGGGCGGCGGTGGAGTTGCCGGACTCCGATGGGCTGGTGTTCACGGGGAGGTTGTCCCTGGGGGCGCAGCCGTGGTTGGCCGATCACGCGGTGATGGGGTCGACGTTGTTGCCGGGTACCGCCTTCGTGGAGTTGGCGATCCGTGCCGGGGACCAGGTCGACTGCGGGCATCTCGAAGAACTCACCCTGGAAGCGCCCCTGGTGCTGCCCGAGCGCGGTGGTCGTCAGCTGCGGCTGACCGTCGGTGAAGCGGACGGGTCCGGGCGGCGGACGTTGGGGATTCACTCGCGGTCCGAGGACGGTGGCGCGTGGGTGCGGCATGCCAGTGGTGTGCTGGCCCCGGAGGTGCCGGACGCCCCCGCCGACTTCGGGGGTGTCTGGCCGCCCGCCGGTGCCGTGGCGATCGAACTGGGTGAGTTGTACGAGCGGTTGGCCGCCACCGGGTACCACTACGGTCCGTCGTTCCAGGGGCTGCGTGCGGCTTGGCGGCACGGTGACGAGGTCTTCGCCGATGTCGCCCTGTCCGGGGAGCGTCGCTCCGACGCCGCCAGGTTCGGGGTGCATCCGGCTCTGCTGGACGCCGCCGTGCAGGCGGTCGGTCTTGGGGGGTTCCTCGGTGACTCCGGGCAGAGCAGGTTGCCGTTCCTGTGGGGCGGGGTGACGTTGCGGGCCGTCGGTGCGAGCGCGCTGCGGGTGCGGATCTCGCCTCACGGCCAGGACTCGGTGTCGCTCGCCGTCATGGACGCGCACGGGCGGGCCGTGGCGGAGGTGGACTCGCTGGTGCTGCGGCCGGTGACCGCCGAGCAACTGCGTGCCGCGCGGGAGGTTCGGCACGACTCGCTGTTCCGGGTCGACTGGGCTTCGGTTCCGGCGTTGCCCTCGGCCGGCCCGGAACGCTGGTTCGTTCTGGGTGCGGATCAGGAGAAGTTCGCCGCCGCTCTGCGGGCCGCCGGGCTTCCCGTCGACGGGTGTGCCGAGCTGTCCGCGCTCGACGCGGCGTCGGTGCCGTCCGTGGTGCTCGCGCCGTGCACCGTCGACTCCGTCGCGGACGCCGCCGACCTGGCGTCCGCCGTGCGCCTGGCCACGCACCGGGTGCTGGAGCTGGTCCAGGGGTGGCTCGCCGACGAGCGGTTCACGGCGTCCCGCCTGGTGCTGGTCACCCGTGGCGCCGTGGCCACGCGGCTCGGTGAGGACGTGTCCGACCTCGCGCACGCCGCCGTCTGGGGCCTGGTCCGGTCCGCGCAGGCCGAGCACCCCGACCGGCTGACGCTGCTGGACCTGGACGAGCACGACGCCTCCTACCAGGCGCTCCCGGCCGCACTCGGCGCCGACGAGCCCCGGCTCGCGGTGCGCGAGGGCACCCTGCTCGCCCCCCGGCTGGCCAGGGCCGTCGCGGCGGAGGGGACACCGCGCGCGCTGGACCCGTCCGGCACCGCCCTCGTCACCGGCGCCACCGGTGCGCTCGGCGGGCTCGTCGCCCGGCATCTCGTCACCGAGCACGGCGTCCGGCGTCTGGTGCTGGCCGGACGTCGGGGCATGGACGCGCCCGGCGCGCCCGAACTGCACGCCGAACTCACCGAGTTGGGCGCGACGGTCATCATGGCCGCCTGCGACGTGGCCGACCGGGAGCAGGTCGCCGCGCTCCTCGCCGGTATTCCGGCGGAGCATCCGCTGACCGCTGTTGTGCATGCCGCCGGTGTGCTGGACGACGGTGTCATCGAGTCCCTGACCCCGGAGCGCGTCGACGCCGTGCTCCGGCCGAAGGTGGACGCGGCGCTGCACCTGCACGAGCTGACCCAGGACGCGGACCTCGCCGCGTTCGTCGTGTTCTCCTCGGCGGCCTCCACCTTCGGCGGCCCCGGACAGGGCAACTACGCGGCGGCCAACGCCTTCCTCGACGCGCTCGCCCAGCGCCGCCGGGCCGGCGGACTGGCCGCCAGCTCGCTCGCCTGGGGCCTGTGGGCGCACCGCAGCGGGATGACCGCCCACCTCGGCGACGACCAACTCGGCCGCCTCGAACGCGGCGGCATGGCCGCCCTGCCCACCGCCGAGGGCCTGGCCCTCTTCGACGCCGCCATCGGCCTGGACGACGCCGTCCTCGTGCCGGTGCGGCTGACCCCGGCGGCCCTGCGCGCCACCGACGTCGTGCCCGCGCTGCTGCGCGGCCTTGTCCGGACCCCGGCCCGCCGGACCGTCGACGCCGGTTCCGTGCCGGACGCGACCTCGCTGCGGCAGCGGCTCGGCGGTCTCGCGGAAGCCGAACGCGACCGCGTGCTGACCGACCTCGTGCGCGGCCAACTGGCCGCCGTGCTGGGCCACGCCTCACCGGACGCCATCGACACCGGACGCGGCTTCCTCGAACTCGGTCTGGACTCGCTGACCGCCGTCGAGCTGCGCAACCGGCTGAACACGGCGACCGGACTGCGGCTGCCCGCGACGCTGATCTTCGACTACCCGACCCCGGTCGCCCTCACCGGCTACCTGGCCTCGGAGATCGTGCCGGACACCGCGAACTCGGCCGCGCCGCTCCTCGCGGAACTCGCCCGGCTGCAGAAGGAGTTGGCCGCGTTCACCGCCGCCGACGACGAGACCCGGGGCCAGATCACCGTCCGCCTCAAGTCGCTGACGGCCGGTTGGGCCGGCACTGACGAGTCCGAAGCCGAGGCCGACTTGGACACGGCCACCGACGACGAGATGTTCGACCTCATTGGCAAGGAGTTCGGGATTTCTTGA